From bacterium, one genomic window encodes:
- a CDS encoding Smr/MutS family protein: protein MDEDDAIELPIDGTLDLHTFHPRDVKGVVQDYLAACRERGILEVRIIHGKGIGALRETVHATLRKMPEVMSFGLATDAAGWGATIAVLKVADPPE from the coding sequence ATGGACGAAGATGACGCGATTGAACTTCCGATAGACGGGACCCTTGACCTGCACACGTTCCATCCGCGGGACGTGAAGGGGGTGGTGCAGGACTATCTGGCGGCCTGCCGGGAGCGGGGAATTTTGGAGGTGCGGATCATTCACGGCAAAGGGATCGGAGCCTTGCGGGAGACGGTTCATGCCACGCTGCGGAAGATGCCGGAGGTGATGTCGTTCGGCCTGGCCACGGATGCCGCCGGATGGGGTGCAACCATTGCCGTTCTGAAAGTAGCCGACCCACCGGAATGA